CGGCACCGCCACCAGCGGGATGATCGATGCGCGCCATGTCTGCAGGAACACGATCACCACCAGTACCACCAGCGCGACAGCTTCGAGCAGCGTCTTGATCACGGCGTTGATCGACTCGCGCACGAACTGCGTCGGGTCGTACACCACGCTGTATTCGACGCCTTCCGGGAAGTCCTTTTTCAGTGTTTCCATCGTGGCGCGCACGTCCGACGACAGTTGCAATGCATTTGCGCCCGGTGCTTCGAAGATGCCGATCGCGGCAGCGGATTTGTTGTTCAACAGCGAACGCAAGGCGTAGTCGGTGGAGCCGAGTTCGACCCGCGCCACATCCTTCAGCAGCGTGACCGAACCGTCCGCGCCGGTGCGCACGATGATGTTGCCGAATTCCTCTTCCGATTGCAGACGACCTTGGGTGTTGACGGTGAGCTGGAACTCGGCGTTCTTCGACGGTGCCGCGCCGATCACGCCGGCGGCCACCTGCACGTTCTGTTCGCGGATCGCGTTGACCACGTCGCCGGCGGTCATGCTGCGCGCCGCGACCTTCTGTGGGTCGAGCCAGACGCGCATCGCATAGTCGCCCGCGCCGAACAGCAGCGTTTCGCCCATACCGGGAATGCGCGACAGTTGATCCTTGATGTTCAGCACCGCGTAGTTGCGCAGGTACACATCGTCATAGCGGCCGTTGGGCGAGGACAGGTGCACCACCATCGTCAGGTTGGGCGAACTCTTGGCGGTGGTCACGCCGATCTGCCGTACTTCTTCCGGCAGGCGCGGCAAGGCGCGCTGTACGCGGTTCTGCACCTGCGTTTCGGCCTGCTCGACGTTGGAACCGACCTTGAAGGTGACGGTCAGTGCCAGCGCACCGTCGGAGGTCGCCTGCGATGACATGTACAGCATGTTCTCGACGCCGTTGATCTGTTCTTCCAGCGGCGCGGCGACGGTTTCCGCAATCACTTTCGGATTGGCGCCCGGATAGACGGCGCGCACCACCACCGATGGCGGCACCACGTCGGGATATTCCGATATCGGCAGCTTGAACAAGGCCAGCACGCCGGCCACGAATATGAGGATCGACAGGACCGCCGCGAAGATCGGGCGGTCGACGAAAAATCTGGAGAAGTTCATTTGTGTTCTCTCTTGGTGTTTTGCTGAACGTCGTGTCGTTGCCATTGTTCCGGCAATAGACCGGACTTGCCCGGGGAATGCCGGGGTTGCTCGCGGTATGACACTGGCTTCCGGCTTGCCGGAATGGTGACGCTGCTTATTTGTGCATGCTATTGCTGCCTACGGTCAGCCTTGCATCAGGACTTCGAAGCGGCGGTATCGGCCTTCACTTCCGCCTTGGGCGCGGCCTGCGGCTGGTTCTGGTCGGCATCCATCGATACCATCTGCGCCGTGACCGGCGCGCCGGGGCGAACGCGCTGCAAGCCGTTCACCACGATTTTTTCACCCGGCTTGACGCCGTCGCGCACCACGCGCAAGCCATCGACCACCGGACCCAGTTTGACCGCGCGATACTCGGCCTTGCCATCGGCAGTGACTACATACACGAACTTGCGGTTCTGGTCGGTACCGACTGCGCGATCGCTGATCATCGCCGCATTGCTCGCGCCAGCCATGCCGTTGCCGCTGGCCAGCTGCACGCGGGCAAAGAGGCCGGGCGCCAGTGCATTGTCGGCGTTGGCGAACACCGCACGCATGCGCACGCTGCCGGTGGCCGGATCGACGCGGTTGTCGACGAACTCCAGCCTGCCTTCGTGCGGGAAGCCGCTTTCATTGGCAAGGCCGATGCGTACCGTGACCGGCGTGCCCTTGCGCGCCAACGCACCCACGCGCAGGAACGATTCTTCATCGCCATCGAAGCTGGCGTAGATCTGCTTGTTCGACACCACCGAAGTCAGCACGACGCTGCCATCGACCAGGTTGCCGGTCGTGATTTCCGCCTTACTGACACGGCCGTTGATCGGCGAATGCACCTTGGTGAAGCCGAGGTTCAGCTTCGCCGCCTCGTAGGTCGCCTGGGCGGCGCGTGCGCCGGCTTCCAGCTCCTTCATGCTGGAAGCCTTTTCATCGGCTTCGCGCTGCGCGATGGCTCTTTCCGCAACCAGTTTTTCGGCGCGCACCAGTTCGATTTTCGCCAGATCAGCCTTGGCGCGTGCTGCCAATGCCGCGGCTTCGGTGCGGCTTGCCTCGGCTTCATACGGGCGCGGGTCGATGACGAACAGCACATCGCCTTTCCTCACTTCGGCACCCGGCTTGAAATTGACCGAGGCGATGAAACCGGACACGCGCGGACGGATTTCGACGTGGTCCACCGCTTCAAGCCGGCCGGAAAATTCCTGCGTCTCCACCACTTGCTTTTCGATGACGGTGGCGGCGGTAATCGGCGGCCCGCCTGCGGGCTGCTGGCCGACTTCCTGCGCAGACGGCTGGCCGCAGCCGGACAGCACCAGTGCTGCGGTGCCGCTCAACAGCAGGGCGGTGGATGCGGAGCGTGCGGCGTGAGTGAATGCGGATACGTTTTTCATGTTGTTTTTCCCCAGCTGGTTATGGATTGTTCGGTAATGCCTTGAATTCATTTACGCACTACATCGATGGATGAAAGTGTTCATCGATGCATGCAATGCCGATTCTGCTGCTCATCGTTTTCTCTCCGTAAAAGAGGTGACGGCCCATTATCAAACCTGAAGTTAGCTTGAGGTCAAGCGGTCGCGGATGTCTGATTCGGTACACGGTGCCGTGCCGCAAGGCGGCAGGTGACTACAGATATTGCAAGCTGACGTCAGCCTCGGGCTTCCCGTAACGGGAAGGTCAAGCACTTTTTGCTGCATCCAGCCCTGCCACGAAGGCGGCGATTTCCTGCAGCACGCTTTCCTTGCGCACACAGCTACATCGCGCATCCGGCTGTTCCAGCTCGATCGGCGGCAGTCGCTTGACGACGGCCCTGATGCCGGCCGCAAGCAGCTTGGCGCCGTACTGTTCCGCCTCGTCGCGCAAGGGATCGTCGTCCGCCGAGAGAATCAGGGCCGGCGGTAAACCCTTCATGCGGCTCGACTGCAGCGGCGACGCATACGGATGGGTGCGGTCAATTGCACGCGGCAGATAGTCGCGATAGCCGGCGGCGCATTCGCCGGCTGCCCGCGCCGCGCCGCCGTCATCGGCAATGGTGCGCATCGAGCAACTGGTCAGGCCGGGATCCAGCATCGGCATGATCAATATCTGCGCAGCCAGTGCAGGACCGCCCCGGTCGCGCGCCATCAACGCAGACACTGCGGCAAGATTGCCGCCTGCCTCGAGGCCTGCGGTAATCAGGTGTTTGCCATCCCAGCCCAGCTTTGCCTTGTGCCTGGCAGCCCACTTCAGCAACGCATGCGCGTCTTCAACGGCTGCCGGAAACGGTTGCACATCGGCCACCGTGTAGGTCGACGCAAGTACTTTGCAACCGGTGATTTCCGCCAGCCCGCGCACGAAGGGATCGATGGCGTCCAGTTCTGAGGTGACGAACCCTCCCGGCGGGAAAAACACGATCAATTTCTGATCATCATGTCGCGCAAGGGCAGGCTCAGGTGTCGGTGTATACAGGCGCGCGTCGAGCTTGTTGCGCTCGCCTTGCACGACCAGCGTACCGACGGTCACTCCATCGGCAACGACATCCTTGCGGCTGCCAGGGTTCATTTGAGAGCCTTGTCTTTCCTTGCGTGAATATCCGCAGCAAAGCGGAATTGCTGCACCCGTTGCATCATGGAGCGAACTATAGCTTTACTCTAGAATGTGAATAAATAGGCAAATTCGGAATTGACTGTTCAGTATTCTGAACAATCAAACAAGGCGGTGTGTGATGGACAAATTGCAGGCGATGGAAATCTTCGTGAAGGTGGTTGATGCAGGCGGTTTCACGCGCGCGGCGGACAGTATGCAGCTGCCGAAGGCAACGGTGTCGACGCTGATACGCAATCTGGAAGCAGGGCTGTCCGTCAAGTTGTTGAACCGGACGACGCGCCAGATCAGCCTGACCGCTGATGGCGCGGCCTACTATGAACGCTGCCTGAGAATCCTGGCGGATGTGCGCGATGCGGAAGAGTCACTATCAAAGACGCATGCCAGCCCGAGCGGGCGCTTGCGGGTCGATGTGCCGACCGGACTCGGGCGGCCGCTGATCATTCCGGCGCTGCCGGCATTCTTCGAGCGCTATCCGGAGATCGACATGGAGCTCGGTTGCAGCGACCGCCCGGTTGACCTGATCGAGGAGGGCGTCGATTGCGCCGTGCGCGTGGGCTCGCTGCCGGATTCGACGCTGATCGCGCGCCGTATCGGCACCGTGCATTCGGTCATCTGCGCCGCGCCATCCTACACGGCGCGCCACGGGCGACCGCAGCATCCGCAGGACCTGATGCAGCATCGCTGCGTGAACTATTTTTCCGCCA
The Noviherbaspirillum cavernae DNA segment above includes these coding regions:
- a CDS encoding efflux RND transporter periplasmic adaptor subunit; protein product: MKNVSAFTHAARSASTALLLSGTAALVLSGCGQPSAQEVGQQPAGGPPITAATVIEKQVVETQEFSGRLEAVDHVEIRPRVSGFIASVNFKPGAEVRKGDVLFVIDPRPYEAEASRTEAAALAARAKADLAKIELVRAEKLVAERAIAQREADEKASSMKELEAGARAAQATYEAAKLNLGFTKVHSPINGRVSKAEITTGNLVDGSVVLTSVVSNKQIYASFDGDEESFLRVGALARKGTPVTVRIGLANESGFPHEGRLEFVDNRVDPATGSVRMRAVFANADNALAPGLFARVQLASGNGMAGASNAAMISDRAVGTDQNRKFVYVVTADGKAEYRAVKLGPVVDGLRVVRDGVKPGEKIVVNGLQRVRPGAPVTAQMVSMDADQNQPQAAPKAEVKADTAASKS
- a CDS encoding alpha/beta hydrolase yields the protein MNPGSRKDVVADGVTVGTLVVQGERNKLDARLYTPTPEPALARHDDQKLIVFFPPGGFVTSELDAIDPFVRGLAEITGCKVLASTYTVADVQPFPAAVEDAHALLKWAARHKAKLGWDGKHLITAGLEAGGNLAAVSALMARDRGGPALAAQILIMPMLDPGLTSCSMRTIADDGGAARAAGECAAGYRDYLPRAIDRTHPYASPLQSSRMKGLPPALILSADDDPLRDEAEQYGAKLLAAGIRAVVKRLPPIELEQPDARCSCVRKESVLQEIAAFVAGLDAAKSA
- a CDS encoding LysR family transcriptional regulator → MDKLQAMEIFVKVVDAGGFTRAADSMQLPKATVSTLIRNLEAGLSVKLLNRTTRQISLTADGAAYYERCLRILADVRDAEESLSKTHASPSGRLRVDVPTGLGRPLIIPALPAFFERYPEIDMELGCSDRPVDLIEEGVDCAVRVGSLPDSTLIARRIGTVHSVICAAPSYTARHGRPQHPQDLMQHRCVNYFSAKTGKLFDWDFAKDGERFQFRLPGRIAINDSDAYTAAALAGMGVAQLASFMICPYLQSGQLEILLEDWRVDPMPMHVVYPQNRHLSAKVRVFVEWISELFADHPALQLHAAYCPKAEEASAASSLALQSVAESRA